In Chiloscyllium punctatum isolate Juve2018m chromosome 52, sChiPun1.3, whole genome shotgun sequence, a single genomic region encodes these proteins:
- the LOC140470630 gene encoding uncharacterized protein has product MAHVHVALAASVYGTPGKGTALGVLTQDWGGGGGGGGKRKPVAFLSKILDPVSRGWPECVQAVAATAKLVEESRKLTFGAPLTVTTPHQVRTILNQKAGRWLTDSRILKYEAILLDREDLRIEVGGCQNPADFLWKGEGEEELEHCCSDIIEYQSKVREDLRDTPLHEGRRWYIDGSSRVIDGKRHNGYAVISETGWELVESGRLPNAWSAQTCELYALHRALRNLKGIAGTIYTDSKYAFGVVHTFGKIWKERGMINSRGKELVHEELVAMILEDLLLPQEIAVVHVKGHQKDDKIETLGNQLADEQAKLAGMGKEVINCLVRIPQISEITEVPTFTDKEETLLASLGGTKDREGKWNLPDGRQLLNRPLTRDIIARLHQGGHWGAQALCDAFLRRYAHPGLYTVAKQVTGDCITCRKINKRGLRQHARQGGRSPAYRPFEYIQVDYTELPPIGRLKYLLVVVDHLTGWVEAFTTAMATQVSKILLEQIIPRFGRPRAIDSDQGSHFTSTVLQNVVQAMGIDWDLHTPWHPSSSGKVERMNQTIKKQLTKLTSEIGLHWTKCLPLALLQIRTQPRRDLGVSPFEMLFGLPFHGPKGEPPVFESRDMFVQKYVVALGSALSRLRQQGLLAQTPPLEFAVHTVKPGQWVLIKSWKQRTLEPTWDGPFLVLLTTETAVRTAEKGWTHYTRVKGPVPQPTEDERTSLTKASKEQRL; this is encoded by the exons atgGCTCATGTTCATGTTGCTTTGGCTGCTTCTGtttatgggacacctgg aaagggaaccgctcttggagtattgacccaggactgggggggggggggggggggggggggtaaaaggaagcccgtggctttcctgtcaaaaattctggatccagtctcccgagggtggccggagtgtgtccaagcggtggcagccacggcaaagctggtagaggaaagcaggaagttgactttcggggcccccttgacagtcactactccccaccaggttagaactatcctgaatcagaaggccgggaggtggctgactgactcgagaattctgaaatatgaagccatattgttagaccgagaagacctccgaatagaagtcgggggctgccagaacccggcggactttctttggaaaggggaaggggaggaggaactggaacactgctgttcagacataatagagtaccagagtaaagtgagggaagatctgagggatacccccttacatgaaggaaggcggtggtacattgatgggtcctctcgagtgatagacgGGAAGAGACACAatggttatgcagtcattagtgagactggttgggaattagtggaaagtggacggctaccgaatgcctggtccgcacaaacgtgcgaattgtacgccttgcaccgggctctgaggaatttaaagggaatagccgggacaatctacactgactctaagtatgcctttggggtagtacacacctttgggaagatctggaaagaaaggggaatgataaatagtagaggaaaggagttggtccatgaggaactagtagccatgatcttggaggatttgttgctgccacaagagattgctgtagtacatgtgaaaggacaccagaaagacgataaaatagagactctggggaatcaattggcagatgaacaggcaaaattggctgggatggggaaggaagtaataaactgcctggtaaggattccacagatatccgaaattaccgaagtgcccacgtttactgacaaagaagaaactcttctcgcgtctctggggggtacaaaggatagggaaggcaagtggaacttacccgatggccgccagctactaaatcgaccgttgacgcgggacattattgcccgtttacaccaagggggtcactggggcgcccaggcactgtgtgatgccttcctgcgccgatatgctcaccctggtctgtacacggtagccaagcaggtcacaggagattgtataacatgtcgaaagattaacaaaagggggctgcggcagcatgcaagacaagggggtaggagtccggcctataggccgtttgagtatatccaggtagattacactgagctcccccccataggtcgcctgaagtatctattagtagtggtagatcacctgacaggatgggtggaagcttttaCCACGGCAatggcaactcaggttagcaagattctactcgagcaaatcatcccacgatttgggcgaccccgcgctattgactctgaccaggggagccacttcacctcgaccgtcctccagaatgtagtgcaagcaatggggattgactgggatttgcacaccccctggcatccctcctcctcgggcaaggtcgaaagaatgaaccagaccatcaaaaagcagctaaccaagctcactagtgaaatcggcctgcattggaccaaatgcctaccccttgccctgttgcaaattcgcacccagccaaggcgggatttgggcgtctcccctttcgaaatgttatttggcctcccgttccatgggccgaagggggaacctcctgtatttgagtctcgggatatgtttgtgcaaaaatatgtggtggctctggggtctgctctatctcgtttacgccaacagggacttttggcacagacgccgcccctcgagtttgcggtgcacaccgtcaagccgggtcagtgggtcctgattaaaagctggaagcaacgtaccctcgaaccaacttgggacggtcccttcctggtacttttgacgaccgaaacggctgtccgtacggccgaaaagggctggacacattacactcgagtcaagggaccagtgccacaaccgacggaggacgaacgaacctctctgacaaaggcatctaaggaacagagactctga